A genomic window from Providencia alcalifaciens includes:
- a CDS encoding PAAR domain-containing protein — translation MRALVRLGDKTTHGGEVISASGSVMYGKAIALVGDKVNCPKKGHGVNAILPGSTRITVSGRQAALNGFQTECGCRLIASLSSSGEQS, via the coding sequence ATGCGTGCGCTTGTTCGCTTAGGAGACAAAACAACTCATGGTGGTGAAGTGATTTCAGCATCGGGCTCTGTCATGTACGGTAAAGCCATTGCTTTAGTAGGTGACAAAGTCAATTGCCCTAAAAAAGGGCACGGTGTTAATGCCATTTTACCCGGCTCTACGCGCATTACGGTATCGGGTCGTCAAGCGGCACTGAATGGTTTTCAAACTGAATGTGGTTGTAGGCTTATTGCAAGTCTGTCATCGTCAGGTGAACAATCATGA